One part of the Cellvibrionales bacterium genome encodes these proteins:
- a CDS encoding FKBP-type peptidyl-prolyl cis-trans isomerase: MSALMVSEQTRVTFFFSLSLTDGQLVDSCFGKQPAQCVPGDGNLLSAFDACLLGLTVGDKKQFTIAAEDAFGVRRDDNLKRVPRSRFAKDIELIEGLVLSFGAAEGGELPGIVHRLMGDMIEVDFNHPLAGRDIVFDVEIVAVEPVAEVN, from the coding sequence GTGAGTGCCTTGATGGTTTCTGAACAAACGCGCGTGACATTTTTCTTTTCGTTGTCTTTGACTGACGGCCAGCTCGTGGATTCCTGTTTTGGTAAACAGCCTGCACAGTGTGTGCCAGGCGATGGCAATTTACTGTCAGCCTTTGATGCCTGCTTATTGGGTTTAACAGTTGGCGACAAAAAACAATTTACCATCGCCGCAGAAGATGCCTTTGGCGTGCGCCGTGATGACAACCTCAAGCGTGTGCCGCGCAGCCGTTTTGCGAAAGATATTGAGCTGATCGAAGGTTTGGTGCTGTCATTTGGAGCGGCGGAAGGCGGCGAATTGCCTGGCATCGTGCATCGCTTGATGGGCGACATGATTGAGGTAGATTTCAATCATCCGCTGGCGGGGCGTGATATTGTTTTCGATGTGGAAATCGTCGCTGTCGAACCTGTGGCAGAGGTAAATTGA
- the lspA gene encoding signal peptidase II, with product MRCIVIFNPKNAAWLLLSVFVFVIDQWTKQLITAQFDYREVLPVFAAGNGGFNLTLAHNYGASFSFLADQSGWQRWLFAGIASVVGVGLVVWLLRLPKGSVLLSLALTLLIGGAFGNLYDRVVHGYVVDFLDVFYGAYHWPAFNVADSAICAGAALLLFESFFSSSHQEAGKSQEKNA from the coding sequence TTGAGGTGTATAGTGATTTTTAATCCAAAAAATGCGGCGTGGTTGTTGCTGTCTGTATTCGTGTTTGTGATCGATCAGTGGACAAAACAACTGATTACCGCGCAGTTTGATTATCGCGAAGTGTTACCTGTTTTTGCTGCAGGCAACGGTGGCTTCAATCTCACGCTGGCGCATAATTACGGTGCTTCGTTTAGTTTTCTGGCAGATCAATCCGGTTGGCAGCGCTGGCTGTTTGCTGGTATTGCTTCTGTGGTGGGAGTGGGTTTGGTGGTGTGGTTATTGCGGCTACCTAAGGGCAGTGTGTTGTTGTCATTGGCGCTGACACTGTTGATCGGCGGCGCGTTTGGCAATTTGTACGATCGCGTTGTCCATGGCTATGTTGTCGATTTTTTAGATGTGTTTTACGGCGCATACCACTGGCCGGCGTTCAATGTGGCAGATTCCGCCATTTGTGCGGGTGCCGCGTTGTTGTTGTTCGAGAGTTTTTTTTCGAGCAGCCATCAAGAGGCGGGTAAGTCGCAGGAAAAAAACGCGTGA
- the ribF gene encoding bifunctional riboflavin kinase/FAD synthetase, translating to MPFTLIRGLHNLRPQHRGCVATIGSFDGVHRGHRAIIDQLLVQAKALSLPSVVMIFEPQPYEFFSGEKAPARLTPMREKVRALAACGVDRVICLQFNQALRQLTAQAFIEQVLVEGLGIKSLVVGDDFRFGCDRTGDFALLQQAGKQHGFSVYDTCTVEEGGERISSTRIRHALETEHFAEAECLLGHAYTVRGRVEYGRQLGRTIGVPTANVRLRRYRSPLNGVFAVRMRLADSETWMPGVANVGVRPTVGHEIRPILEVYVLDFSGDLYRREVEVIFCKKLREERKFPSFDALKEQIYSDIAQAKQFFEMNS from the coding sequence ATGCCCTTTACTCTGATTCGAGGCTTACACAACCTGCGCCCGCAGCATCGCGGCTGCGTGGCGACGATAGGCTCGTTTGACGGTGTACATCGCGGGCATCGCGCCATCATCGACCAGTTGTTGGTGCAGGCAAAAGCCTTGTCTCTGCCATCGGTGGTGATGATTTTTGAGCCGCAGCCCTACGAATTTTTTTCCGGTGAAAAAGCGCCGGCGCGTTTAACGCCGATGCGTGAAAAAGTGCGCGCGCTGGCAGCTTGTGGTGTCGATCGCGTGATCTGCTTGCAGTTCAATCAAGCCTTGCGTCAGCTCACGGCGCAGGCCTTTATTGAACAGGTTTTGGTGGAAGGCTTAGGAATAAAAAGTTTGGTCGTGGGTGATGATTTTCGTTTCGGTTGTGATCGCACGGGTGATTTTGCTTTATTGCAGCAAGCAGGAAAACAGCACGGGTTTTCAGTGTATGACACTTGCACCGTGGAAGAGGGCGGTGAGCGCATCAGCAGTACGCGCATTCGTCACGCTTTAGAAACAGAACATTTTGCGGAAGCAGAATGTTTGCTCGGGCATGCGTACACCGTGCGCGGTCGCGTGGAGTACGGCAGGCAGTTGGGGCGCACCATCGGCGTGCCAACCGCCAATGTGCGTTTGCGTCGCTATCGCTCGCCGCTGAATGGCGTGTTTGCGGTGCGCATGCGTTTGGCAGACAGTGAAACATGGATGCCGGGCGTAGCAAATGTCGGCGTGCGCCCCACGGTGGGCCACGAAATACGCCCCATTTTGGAAGTGTATGTGTTGGATTTTTCTGGCGATTTGTACCGCCGCGAAGTAGAAGTGATTTTTTGTAAAAAGTTGCGCGAAGAAAGGAAATTCCCTTCGTTTGATGCGCTGAAAGAACAGATTTACAGCGACATTGCACAAGCCAAACAGTTTTTTGAAATGAATAGTTGA
- a CDS encoding phosphoadenylyl-sulfate reductase: MNTSPLIASSGNSAGFTTSELDALNTAYAPLSVAERLARLYTDFAPEKILVTSSFAATSAYFLHMISQVRPQQVIHFIDTGYHFPETLAYRNLMAEKLHLNVVSLLPDEYQHNYSQQEKLYETDPDFCCSINKVMPLDNIKGNYDVWISSLMGWQNDFRADLRIFEESHNIIKFNPLIDLTREALDTYIAEHQLPVHPLVAQGYSSIGCSHCTLPGEDRKGRWAGKAKTECGLHL; the protein is encoded by the coding sequence ATGAACACATCTCCCCTGATCGCCAGCAGTGGCAATAGCGCTGGCTTCACCACATCGGAATTGGACGCCCTGAACACCGCCTACGCACCGCTGAGTGTGGCTGAACGCCTTGCGCGGCTGTATACCGACTTTGCGCCGGAAAAAATCCTGGTGACCTCCTCGTTTGCAGCCACCTCGGCCTACTTTCTGCACATGATTTCGCAGGTGCGCCCGCAGCAGGTGATTCACTTTATCGACACCGGCTACCACTTCCCCGAGACACTGGCCTACCGCAATCTGATGGCAGAAAAACTGCACCTAAATGTGGTGAGCCTGTTGCCGGATGAATACCAGCACAATTACAGCCAGCAAGAAAAACTGTACGAAACTGACCCCGATTTTTGCTGCTCGATCAACAAGGTCATGCCGCTGGACAACATCAAGGGCAATTACGATGTGTGGATTTCCAGCCTGATGGGCTGGCAGAACGATTTTCGTGCCGATTTGCGCATCTTCGAAGAGAGCCACAACATCATCAAATTCAATCCGCTGATTGATTTGACGCGCGAAGCACTGGACACCTACATCGCCGAGCACCAACTGCCCGTACACCCACTGGTGGCGCAGGGCTATTCGTCTATCGGCTGCTCACATTGCACCCTGCCAGGCGAAGACAGAAAAGGTCGTTGGGCGGGCAAGGCCAAAACCGAGTGCGGGCTGCATTTGTAG
- a CDS encoding type II toxin-antitoxin system HicA family toxin has product MKASQFRKWLESQDVEIKAGSKHDKLYYQGKQSTLPRHKGEIPEGTKRAIVKQLGLSNT; this is encoded by the coding sequence ATGAAAGCAAGCCAATTCAGGAAATGGCTTGAGTCACAGGATGTGGAGATAAAGGCAGGTAGCAAGCACGACAAACTCTACTATCAAGGCAAACAATCGACACTGCCACGCCACAAGGGAGAAATTCCAGAAGGCACAAAGCGGGCGATAGTGAAGCAACTGGGCTTGAGCAATACATAG
- a CDS encoding type II toxin-antitoxin system HicB family antitoxin: MKLYPARFTKEPEGGYTVTFRDVPEAITYGETQEEAHTQAVDALVTAMDFYFEDKRTVPDPSQPRKGEALVELPLSVAIKVELLNTQIKQRVRPAELASRMGVRPQEVTRIMNLHHTTKIDTLAKAAAALGKRLDMSLA; this comes from the coding sequence ATGAAACTCTATCCAGCCCGTTTTACAAAAGAGCCAGAAGGTGGATATACCGTCACATTTCGTGATGTGCCAGAAGCTATAACCTATGGTGAAACACAAGAAGAAGCCCATACACAGGCAGTGGATGCACTGGTAACTGCAATGGATTTCTATTTTGAAGATAAGCGCACCGTTCCCGATCCAAGCCAGCCGCGCAAAGGCGAGGCGTTGGTTGAGTTGCCGTTATCCGTTGCGATCAAAGTTGAGTTGCTGAATACACAGATTAAACAGCGCGTGCGTCCGGCAGAATTAGCCAGCCGCATGGGTGTGCGACCGCAAGAAGTAACGCGCATTATGAATCTGCACCACACCACCAAAATCGACACCTTGGCTAAAGCTGCGGCTGCGCTGGGCAAACGATTGGATATGAGTTTGGCGTGA
- the miaB gene encoding tRNA (N6-isopentenyl adenosine(37)-C2)-methylthiotransferase MiaB, with the protein MSKLYIETHGCQMNEYDSSRMGQLLSDSHDLQLTDDPAEADVILLNTCSIREKAQEKVFHQLGRWKNLKKDRPELIIGVGGCVASQEGEGIAKRAPFVDLVFGPQTLHRLPEMIDQRRSHADSKTTVVDISFPEIEKFDRLPLPEADGVSAFVSIMEGCNKYCTFCVVPYTRGEEVSRPLTDVLVEIAHLAAQGVREVNLLGQNVNAWRGEKPDGSAADFADMLLCVAAIDGIDRIRYTTSHPVEFTDSLIDVYAEIPELVSHLHLPVQHGSDRILAAMKRGHTALEYKSKIRRLRQIRPDISISSDFIVGFPGETEDDFAKTMKLIDDIGFDTSFSFVYSARPGTPAANLPDDTPEAVKKERLAILQQRIFNNAQMIGRQMVGTTQRVLVSGFSKKNPGQLQGRTENNRVVNFSSTDTNLIGQFVDVLIQESLVNSMRGELKI; encoded by the coding sequence ATGAGCAAACTGTATATCGAAACCCACGGCTGTCAGATGAACGAGTACGACTCCAGTCGCATGGGGCAGTTGTTATCTGACAGTCACGACTTGCAATTGACCGATGATCCAGCCGAAGCCGATGTCATTCTGCTCAACACCTGCTCCATTCGTGAAAAAGCGCAAGAGAAAGTGTTTCACCAACTGGGGCGCTGGAAAAATCTGAAAAAAGATCGGCCGGAATTGATTATCGGTGTCGGCGGTTGCGTGGCGAGCCAAGAAGGAGAGGGCATTGCCAAGCGCGCACCGTTTGTGGATTTGGTTTTTGGTCCGCAAACACTGCATCGCCTGCCAGAGATGATCGATCAGCGCCGCTCTCACGCTGATAGCAAAACTACCGTCGTCGATATCAGTTTTCCTGAAATTGAAAAATTTGACCGCCTGCCATTGCCGGAAGCCGATGGTGTTTCTGCGTTTGTCTCCATCATGGAAGGCTGCAATAAATACTGCACATTTTGTGTCGTGCCTTACACGCGCGGCGAAGAAGTGAGCAGGCCGTTGACCGATGTGTTGGTGGAAATTGCGCACCTCGCTGCGCAAGGCGTGCGCGAAGTGAATTTGTTGGGGCAAAATGTCAACGCGTGGCGCGGCGAAAAACCAGACGGCAGCGCAGCCGATTTTGCCGATATGCTGCTGTGCGTGGCGGCGATAGACGGCATCGACCGCATTCGCTACACCACTTCGCATCCGGTGGAATTTACCGACAGTTTGATCGATGTGTACGCAGAAATTCCAGAATTGGTGAGTCATTTGCACTTGCCGGTACAGCACGGTTCTGATCGCATTTTGGCGGCAATGAAACGCGGCCACACCGCGCTGGAATACAAATCCAAAATTCGCCGCCTGCGTCAGATTCGCCCCGACATCAGCATCTCGTCGGATTTTATTGTCGGCTTCCCCGGCGAAACGGAAGACGATTTTGCCAAAACCATGAAGCTGATTGATGACATCGGCTTCGACACTTCATTCAGTTTTGTCTACAGCGCGCGCCCTGGAACACCGGCCGCCAATTTGCCGGATGACACACCAGAAGCGGTTAAAAAAGAGCGTTTGGCGATTTTGCAGCAGCGCATTTTTAACAACGCGCAAATGATAGGCAGACAGATGGTTGGCACCACGCAGCGCGTCCTCGTCAGCGGCTTTTCCAAGAAAAATCCGGGGCAGTTACAAGGCCGCACAGAAAACAATCGCGTGGTGAACTTCAGCTCAACTGATACTAATTTGATTGGTCAATTTGTGGATGTGCTGATTCAAGAATCGCTGGTCAATTCCATGCGTGGGGAGTTAAAAATTTGA
- a CDS encoding DUF1820 family protein, producing MAKQALYKIVFVNQSQVFELYARQIFQSDLYGFIEIEDYVFGEKSAMIVDPAEEKLKNEFNGVKRSFIPLHAIVRIDEVEKEGPVRMSEVKPGSNVTHFPFTPRPLPGLMPDSDE from the coding sequence ATGGCCAAGCAAGCACTCTACAAAATCGTCTTCGTCAATCAGAGCCAAGTGTTCGAGCTATACGCGCGCCAGATCTTCCAGAGCGACCTGTACGGCTTCATCGAGATTGAGGATTATGTCTTCGGTGAAAAGTCGGCGATGATCGTCGATCCGGCAGAAGAAAAGCTGAAAAACGAGTTCAACGGCGTGAAACGCAGCTTCATCCCCCTGCACGCCATTGTGCGCATCGACGAGGTGGAGAAAGAAGGCCCCGTGCGCATGAGCGAAGTAAAGCCCGGCTCGAATGTCACCCATTTCCCCTTCACGCCGCGCCCGCTGCCCGGCTTGATGCCTGACTCCGACGAATAA